In Myxococcales bacterium, the following proteins share a genomic window:
- a CDS encoding outer membrane beta-barrel protein: MTRITIAKLARNVALIGGVVFAGAAVAQPAAYPPPGGAYGGGAPGQAPAQPQGYYSTQPAAPTGFQPRRGLLIAGVGFGIGSMGNEAGAIECADCDTNPVSFAGDVRLGGMLSDRLGLMVEGQIDSSVVQSFGGPYGTEGTKSISQTAVFVAAQYHVSPRLYVRGGLGLANLAFDYSDSYGTASESISAGSAVMGAVGYELISTRGLSLDVVGRLTVGTYTDIGETVSAGSVGLAFNYF, translated from the coding sequence ATGACTAGAATCACAATCGCCAAACTCGCCCGCAACGTTGCCCTGATTGGTGGGGTCGTTTTCGCCGGAGCCGCCGTCGCGCAGCCGGCAGCGTATCCGCCCCCTGGCGGCGCGTATGGCGGTGGCGCGCCAGGACAGGCGCCTGCCCAGCCACAAGGTTATTACAGCACGCAGCCGGCCGCGCCGACGGGGTTTCAGCCCCGCCGTGGCCTCCTGATCGCCGGCGTGGGCTTTGGGATCGGCTCGATGGGCAATGAAGCCGGCGCCATCGAATGTGCTGATTGCGATACCAACCCCGTGTCATTTGCCGGCGACGTGCGCCTCGGCGGCATGCTCAGCGATCGCCTCGGCTTGATGGTCGAGGGGCAAATTGATTCGTCGGTGGTTCAGTCGTTCGGCGGGCCGTACGGCACCGAAGGCACCAAGTCGATCTCGCAAACCGCGGTGTTTGTCGCCGCGCAATACCATGTCTCGCCGCGACTCTACGTTCGCGGTGGCCTCGGCCTCGCCAACTTGGCGTTTGACTATTCCGACAGCTATGGCACCGCCAGCGAGTCGATTAGCGCGGGCAGCGCGGTCATGGGCGCCGTCGGTTACGAGCTCATCTCGACGCGCGGGCTGTCGCTCGACGTTGTGGGCCGCCTCACCGTGGGCACCTATACCGATATCGGTGAAACCGTCAGCGCTGGCTCGGTCGGCCTGGCCTTCAATTACTTTTAG